A DNA window from Niabella yanshanensis contains the following coding sequences:
- a CDS encoding amino acid permease: MSILRKKKIENILKDAAEGYGDGHNAGLKKILGVKDLTFLGIAAVVGAGIFSTIGGAAFNGGPGVSILFIITAITCGFSALCYAEFASRVPVSGSAYTYSYVSFGEVVAWIIGWALILEYAIGNIVVAISWSGYFNNLLEHVFNIHLPDWMLVDPQTAIQAFNKATAELQQNAANLSPKEIASYQFAIKAYNEAPRFGGAPVFFNLPAFVIVCLVTWLAYIGIKESKQSANYMVIFKIAVIIFVIVAGAFFVDTNNWTPFMPNGFEGVLKGVSAVFYAYIGFDAISTTAEECKNPQRDLPRSMIYSLLICTVLYIAIALILTGIESYSSFDGVDDPLAFVFEKRAPWIEKIISVSAVVATTSVLLVFQIGQPRIWMSMSRDGLLPKVFQKIHPKYQTPSFSTIITGVIVGAGALFLQSGLVTDLTSIGTLFAFILVCGGVLLLPPMPKQPGKFKIPYINGRVIIPALYVLFVYLFRDRLISAVENIGTEAYQEILFLIFLLIALIITIKTMQKQYSLIPVMGVLTCMYLLIEIPAISWFWFFIWMALGLVIYFLYGYRHSKLAGRK, encoded by the coding sequence ATGTCTATACTGCGAAAAAAGAAAATTGAAAATATATTAAAAGACGCGGCAGAAGGGTACGGTGATGGACATAATGCCGGGTTGAAAAAAATACTGGGTGTAAAGGATCTTACTTTTTTAGGGATTGCCGCAGTAGTGGGCGCGGGTATTTTTTCCACCATTGGTGGTGCTGCTTTTAATGGGGGACCGGGTGTTTCGATACTTTTTATTATTACGGCTATTACCTGTGGTTTCTCGGCGCTTTGCTATGCCGAATTTGCCAGTAGGGTGCCGGTTTCAGGTAGTGCTTATACCTATTCTTATGTGAGTTTTGGCGAAGTAGTAGCCTGGATCATTGGCTGGGCGCTGATCCTTGAGTATGCCATTGGTAATATCGTAGTGGCTATTTCCTGGAGCGGCTATTTTAATAATTTACTGGAGCATGTGTTTAATATTCATCTGCCGGACTGGATGCTGGTCGATCCACAAACTGCTATACAGGCTTTTAATAAGGCAACTGCCGAATTACAGCAAAATGCGGCCAACCTCTCACCCAAAGAAATCGCCAGCTATCAATTTGCTATTAAGGCTTATAACGAGGCGCCACGGTTTGGTGGCGCGCCGGTGTTTTTTAACCTGCCTGCTTTTGTCATAGTTTGCCTCGTTACCTGGCTGGCCTATATAGGCATTAAAGAGAGTAAACAGTCTGCGAATTATATGGTGATCTTCAAAATAGCGGTGATCATTTTTGTAATTGTAGCGGGCGCTTTTTTTGTAGATACCAATAACTGGACTCCCTTTATGCCCAACGGTTTTGAAGGTGTTTTGAAAGGTGTTTCGGCTGTATTTTACGCCTATATTGGTTTTGATGCTATATCTACTACAGCAGAAGAATGTAAAAATCCTCAGCGGGATTTACCCCGCAGCATGATCTATTCGCTTTTAATTTGTACGGTTCTTTATATTGCTATAGCATTAATATTAACCGGTATCGAAAGCTACAGCAGCTTTGACGGGGTGGATGATCCTTTAGCTTTTGTATTTGAAAAGCGTGCGCCCTGGATTGAAAAGATTATATCGGTAAGTGCCGTTGTGGCAACCACCTCGGTATTATTGGTGTTCCAGATCGGCCAGCCCCGCATCTGGATGAGCATGAGCCGCGATGGCTTGCTGCCGAAAGTCTTTCAGAAGATCCATCCTAAATATCAGACGCCCTCTTTTTCAACCATTATTACCGGGGTAATTGTAGGCGCAGGAGCGTTGTTCCTGCAAAGCGGCCTGGTAACAGACCTTACCAGTATTGGAACTTTGTTTGCGTTTATATTGGTATGCGGTGGTGTGCTTTTGTTGCCGCCCATGCCCAAACAGCCCGGGAAGTTTAAGATACCCTATATCAATGGGAGGGTCATTATTCCCGCTTTGTATGTTTTGTTTGTATACCTGTTCAGAGACCGGCTAATCAGCGCAGTTGAAAACATTGGTACCGAAGCCTATCAGGAGATCTTATTTTTGATATTTCTTTTAATAGCCCTGATCATCACTATCAAAACAATGCAAAAACAGTATTCATTAATACCGGTTATGGGTGTGTTAACCTGCATGTACCTGCTAATAGAAATTCCGGCCATCAGCTGGTTCTGGTTTTTTATTTGGATGGCTTTAGGATTGGTGATCTACTTTTTATACGGGTACCGGCATAGCAAGTTGGCGGGAAGAAAATAA
- a CDS encoding polyprenyl synthetase family protein: MQSFEDLSKKFSAHFDRSHFPEQPASLYEPNNYFLSLGGKRFRPVLCLMANEMLGEIHPDAWHVATAIELFHNFTLIHDDIMDKAPLRRGQPTVHSKYNEPTAILAGDVMLVKAYDYITKLNPEFIPRILTLFNKTAAEVCEGQQYDMDFELRDHVSYEEYLHMITLKTSVLLAASLQMGGILGGGSLGNLALLYEAGKKIGLAFQMQDDYLDAFGDPEKFGKQPGGDILSNKKTFLLIQALEVANAVQKQELQELLNGNATNKVTRVLQLYRECKIDEWAIAQKDLFLNEALGYIEEIAVLAKRKLPLKDLALLLVKRDY; the protein is encoded by the coding sequence ATGCAATCATTTGAGGATTTATCAAAGAAGTTTTCGGCGCATTTCGACCGTTCCCATTTCCCGGAACAGCCTGCCAGTTTGTACGAGCCCAATAATTATTTCCTTTCTCTCGGGGGAAAACGTTTCAGGCCGGTTCTATGCCTGATGGCAAACGAAATGTTAGGAGAAATACATCCGGATGCCTGGCATGTTGCCACAGCTATCGAGCTGTTTCATAATTTTACTTTGATTCATGACGATATAATGGATAAGGCGCCATTGAGACGCGGTCAGCCAACCGTTCATAGTAAATATAATGAGCCTACGGCAATCCTCGCAGGCGATGTAATGCTGGTAAAAGCCTATGATTATATAACCAAACTCAATCCTGAGTTTATTCCACGCATTCTTACGCTCTTCAATAAAACGGCTGCGGAAGTATGCGAGGGACAACAATATGACATGGATTTTGAGCTGCGTGATCATGTTTCTTACGAAGAATATCTGCATATGATCACTCTTAAAACGTCTGTTTTGCTGGCTGCCAGCCTGCAAATGGGCGGTATATTGGGAGGTGGTAGCCTGGGAAACCTGGCTTTATTATATGAGGCTGGCAAAAAAATAGGACTGGCTTTCCAGATGCAGGATGATTACCTCGATGCTTTTGGTGACCCGGAAAAATTTGGTAAGCAACCTGGTGGCGATATTCTTTCCAATAAAAAAACCTTCCTGCTGATACAGGCCCTTGAAGTGGCTAATGCGGTTCAGAAACAGGAACTGCAGGAACTGTTAAATGGAAATGCCACCAATAAAGTAACCCGGGTATTGCAGCTATACCGCGAATGTAAAATAGATGAATGGGCTATCGCCCAAAAAGACCTCTTCCTCAACGAGGCTTTAGGTTATATTGAAGAAATAGCGGTGTTGGCTAAACGAAAACTGCCGCTAAAGGACCTGGCATTGTTGCTGGTGAAGCGTGATTATTAA
- a CDS encoding cellulase family glycosylhydrolase encodes MKKIFAVFYLLPVILNSYACNKNTLAQVPENPKPPERQFASAAVINQRLGRGINLGNTWESSWDKKESTPADFEKIASKGFTSVRLPIRWEMPDRAQFTPPYTINNAFLNKIKSAVDEALKNKLHVIINMHHHDSLYARPDQLKPMFLSQWKQIASSFKDYPDSLLFEVLNEPHGNLNAGRWNTFFAEALQIIRETNPQRTVLLGLAEWGGVSALDKLLVPQDQHLILTIHYYSPFHFTHQGASWTAGSDAWLGTRWKDTELDRQEVKDDFKAAIEFSKIKNIPVNIGEFGAYSTADMDSRIKWTRFMARYFEQQQFSWNYWEFNSGFGIYDPSKNTYNTGLVNALTSDTMAAPTPVTFINLYTSNFLNPQADGWKLYDNDASAASTLGISNGKAVVTISSPGTQTWYIQLMRHNTSIEAGKTYRLAFNAASDNDRNISLAFQQSSAPWLVYGIKQFSISKSEENYQYVFTPARTDAKANLVFSLGNNGLAPVTLSNIKLEEIQF; translated from the coding sequence ATGAAAAAGATATTTGCTGTTTTTTACTTGCTGCCGGTAATTTTAAATAGTTATGCCTGTAATAAAAATACACTGGCCCAGGTACCTGAAAACCCAAAACCACCGGAGCGGCAGTTTGCATCTGCAGCCGTCATCAACCAGCGGTTAGGGCGGGGAATTAACCTCGGCAATACCTGGGAATCCAGCTGGGATAAAAAAGAAAGTACACCGGCCGATTTCGAAAAAATTGCTTCTAAAGGATTTACCAGTGTTAGGCTGCCTATACGTTGGGAAATGCCGGATCGCGCTCAATTCACTCCCCCTTACACCATTAATAATGCCTTTCTGAACAAAATTAAATCGGCCGTAGATGAAGCGCTGAAAAATAAGCTACATGTTATTATTAATATGCACCACCACGATAGCCTGTACGCTCGTCCAGACCAATTAAAACCGATGTTTTTGTCCCAGTGGAAACAAATAGCTTCTTCTTTTAAAGATTACCCTGATAGCCTTTTGTTTGAAGTGCTGAATGAGCCGCATGGCAATCTTAATGCGGGCAGGTGGAACACTTTTTTTGCAGAAGCACTGCAAATCATACGTGAAACCAACCCGCAAAGAACCGTTTTATTAGGACTTGCCGAGTGGGGCGGTGTAAGTGCCCTGGACAAATTATTAGTTCCGCAGGATCAACATTTAATACTTACGATCCATTATTATAGTCCCTTTCACTTTACCCACCAGGGTGCCAGCTGGACAGCAGGATCTGATGCATGGCTGGGTACCCGCTGGAAAGACACCGAACTGGACCGGCAGGAAGTAAAAGATGATTTCAAAGCGGCCATTGAGTTCTCCAAAATAAAAAACATTCCCGTCAATATTGGCGAATTTGGTGCTTACAGTACTGCAGACATGGACTCGCGCATCAAATGGACCCGTTTCATGGCCCGTTATTTTGAGCAACAACAATTCAGCTGGAACTATTGGGAATTTAATTCGGGATTTGGCATTTATGACCCCTCAAAAAACACTTACAATACGGGATTGGTAAACGCGCTTACGTCGGATACAATGGCTGCTCCTACACCTGTTACTTTTATCAATCTTTACACCAGTAACTTTTTGAACCCACAGGCTGATGGCTGGAAACTTTATGACAATGATGCATCGGCAGCTTCTACCCTCGGCATCAGCAATGGTAAAGCAGTTGTTACTATTTCTTCGCCGGGAACACAAACCTGGTATATACAGCTGATGCGGCATAATACTTCCATAGAAGCTGGAAAAACTTATCGCCTCGCCTTCAATGCTGCTTCTGATAACGATAGAAATATCTCCCTTGCATTTCAGCAGAGCAGCGCTCCATGGCTGGTTTATGGAATTAAACAATTCAGCATTAGCAAAAGCGAAGAAAATTACCAGTATGTTTTTACGCCGGCGCGCACCGATGCCAAGGCCAATCTCGTTTTTTCCCTAGGCAACAATGGGCTCGCTCCTGTTACACTTTCTAATATCAAGCTCGAAGAAATTCAATTTTAA
- a CDS encoding GbsR/MarR family transcriptional regulator, which yields MNAVEQSKQKFIDTWGALGSDWGINKSVAQVQALLLVSDKALSTDDIMEALKISRGNANMSLRQLMDYGIIYKKVVAGERKEFFVAEKDVWKWAIRIAMMRKQKEINPVLVILKDLKNDTKGDKTAEGKAFNKMVGEIQSFTDQISTMADKVFESNRGELLLKLLKVIM from the coding sequence ATGAATGCAGTAGAACAATCCAAGCAAAAATTTATTGACACCTGGGGCGCCTTGGGCAGTGACTGGGGAATTAACAAATCGGTGGCACAGGTGCAGGCTCTGCTACTGGTATCTGATAAGGCTTTATCAACAGACGATATCATGGAAGCCCTGAAAATATCAAGGGGAAATGCCAATATGAGTTTGCGTCAACTGATGGACTATGGCATTATTTATAAAAAAGTAGTGGCGGGTGAAAGGAAAGAGTTTTTTGTTGCCGAGAAGGACGTTTGGAAATGGGCTATCCGTATCGCTATGATGCGCAAACAGAAAGAGATCAACCCGGTGCTTGTTATCTTAAAGGATTTGAAAAACGATACTAAAGGCGATAAAACAGCGGAGGGTAAGGCATTTAATAAAATGGTAGGCGAAATTCAATCCTTTACCGACCAGATCAGCACTATGGCCGACAAAGTATTTGAATCGAACCGGGGAGAACTGTTGCTAAAATTGCTGAAAGTAATTATGTAG
- a CDS encoding TIGR01777 family oxidoreductase: MKPKIVLAGGTGFIGSFFQKKFADAGYEVVIISREANHVSWKDDASLLNALEGAAVLVNLAGKSVNCRYTAKNKKAILDSRVDTTRKLQQIADQCKRPPQLWINSSTATIYRHAEDRAMDEATGEVGSGFSVAVAQAWEKAFFENEYPGTRKIALRIAIVLGKTGGVMKPFTKLVRFGLGGKQGNGKQMFSWIHIEDLYQIVLFLMNNKTLKGIYNCSAPSPVTNQMFMGAIRKILRPLLYLPSPIILLKAGAILIGTETELLLKSRWVLPGKLLDAGYRFRYPNINAALNEIYQKQS, from the coding sequence ATGAAGCCTAAAATAGTTCTGGCCGGTGGTACTGGTTTTATAGGCAGCTTCTTTCAAAAAAAATTTGCTGATGCCGGCTACGAGGTAGTAATCATTTCAAGAGAGGCCAATCATGTAAGCTGGAAGGACGATGCATCGCTTTTGAATGCCCTTGAAGGCGCCGCAGTGTTGGTTAACCTGGCAGGTAAAAGCGTAAACTGCAGGTATACTGCAAAAAACAAAAAGGCGATACTTGATTCAAGGGTGGATACTACCCGAAAGTTGCAGCAGATTGCCGATCAGTGCAAACGTCCTCCCCAATTGTGGATCAACTCCAGTACCGCAACTATTTACCGGCATGCAGAAGACCGGGCCATGGATGAAGCAACCGGTGAGGTAGGCTCAGGATTTTCGGTCGCGGTTGCCCAGGCCTGGGAAAAGGCATTTTTTGAAAACGAATATCCTGGTACCCGGAAAATAGCCTTACGTATTGCTATTGTGCTGGGAAAAACCGGCGGTGTTATGAAACCATTTACCAAACTGGTACGATTCGGTCTAGGGGGGAAACAAGGCAACGGGAAACAAATGTTTAGCTGGATACATATTGAAGACCTGTACCAGATCGTTTTATTCTTAATGAATAATAAAACATTGAAAGGCATCTATAATTGCTCGGCGCCCTCTCCTGTCACTAACCAAATGTTTATGGGTGCCATCAGGAAAATACTCAGGCCGTTGCTATACCTGCCCTCCCCCATTATATTATTAAAAGCGGGAGCTATTCTGATAGGAACAGAGACGGAGCTCCTACTCAAAAGCAGGTGGGTGCTGCCGGGTAAGCTGCTTGATGCGGGTTACCGGTTCAGGTATCCCAATATCAATGCCGCATTGAATGAGATCTATCAAAAACAATCCTGA
- a CDS encoding RNA polymerase sigma factor: protein MQQELIPHLFRTEYRKMVAVLCSLFGLQHIETAEDIVSDTFLSATELWGLKGVPENPVAWLYTVAKNKTKNYLKRGAIFDQKVSRELQSNQGLSIELEPDLSEKNINDSQLAMMFAICHPAVNIEAQVALSLNLLCGFGVQEIADAFLTNKEVVYKRIQRAKEKLRQENAPVAYPTITEIGSRMDAVLSTLYLLFNEGYYSFSQNNVLRKELCWEAMRLCHLLVVNEVANTPSANALLSLMCFHASRFEARLNEQGELILYKDQDTALWDQALIERGRFYLKIAFTGDEISKYHLEAAIASWHTIKEEAPQKWQTILQLYDQLLMIDYSPMAALNRVYVFSKVHGKEQAIIEAGELTVAQNHLYFTLQGKLYEGIDNTMALQHFNKALTLTNAGAEKQVIQAHIRNLQSL, encoded by the coding sequence GTGCAGCAGGAGCTGATACCTCATTTATTCAGAACGGAGTACAGGAAAATGGTGGCTGTACTCTGTTCTCTTTTTGGCTTACAGCATATTGAAACAGCCGAAGATATCGTCAGCGATACCTTTTTATCTGCTACCGAATTATGGGGCTTGAAAGGAGTGCCGGAAAACCCCGTTGCCTGGTTGTATACAGTGGCCAAAAATAAAACGAAAAACTATCTGAAGCGGGGTGCGATCTTTGATCAAAAGGTAAGCCGGGAGCTGCAATCAAATCAGGGCCTTTCCATAGAGCTTGAACCCGACCTGTCCGAAAAGAATATCAACGATAGCCAATTGGCCATGATGTTTGCTATCTGCCACCCGGCTGTAAATATAGAAGCGCAGGTTGCTCTATCGTTAAACCTGCTTTGTGGTTTCGGTGTACAGGAAATTGCAGATGCTTTTCTCACGAATAAAGAAGTGGTCTATAAACGCATCCAAAGAGCAAAGGAAAAGCTTAGGCAGGAAAATGCACCGGTTGCTTATCCCACGATCACTGAGATTGGAAGCAGGATGGACGCCGTGTTGTCCACGCTTTATTTATTATTTAATGAAGGGTATTATTCCTTCTCGCAGAATAATGTCTTAAGAAAAGAATTGTGTTGGGAGGCCATGCGTCTTTGCCACTTACTGGTAGTTAATGAAGTAGCCAATACGCCATCAGCCAATGCGTTACTGTCGTTGATGTGTTTTCATGCTTCAAGATTTGAAGCCCGCTTAAATGAGCAGGGTGAATTGATATTGTATAAGGACCAGGATACCGCTCTTTGGGATCAGGCGTTGATTGAAAGAGGACGGTTTTATCTTAAAATAGCTTTTACAGGAGATGAGATCAGCAAATATCATCTGGAAGCGGCTATCGCCAGCTGGCACACGATAAAAGAAGAGGCTCCTCAAAAATGGCAAACTATACTACAGTTATATGATCAGCTATTGATGATCGACTATTCTCCCATGGCTGCCTTGAACCGGGTATATGTTTTTTCTAAAGTACACGGCAAAGAACAGGCGATCATTGAAGCCGGAGAGCTTACTGTAGCGCAGAATCATCTCTATTTTACGTTGCAGGGTAAGCTCTATGAGGGTATTGATAACACAATGGCATTACAACATTTTAATAAAGCCCTCACTTTAACCAATGCCGGTGCTGAGAAGCAGGTAATTCAGGCGCATATCAGGAACCTGCAATCACTGTAG
- a CDS encoding YciI family protein: MTDFLFIFRRDENEIPKLSPEEMQADTQKWIDWISGIAAQGKLNSRGNRLERTGKVVRANGIVTDGPFMELKEAIGGYIVVTTETIEDAAELAKGCPVYGYGGNVEVRAIKTL; encoded by the coding sequence ATGACTGATTTTTTATTTATATTCAGAAGAGATGAAAATGAAATACCCAAGCTTTCCCCCGAAGAAATGCAGGCCGATACACAAAAATGGATCGACTGGATCAGCGGAATTGCCGCACAGGGCAAGCTTAATAGCCGTGGCAACCGCTTAGAAAGAACCGGCAAGGTAGTGCGGGCAAATGGGATCGTTACCGACGGGCCTTTTATGGAATTGAAGGAAGCGATTGGCGGGTATATCGTGGTAACAACAGAAACGATTGAGGATGCGGCAGAGCTGGCAAAAGGCTGTCCGGTATACGGCTATGGTGGTAATGTAGAAGTAAGAGCCATTAAAACACTATAA
- a CDS encoding carboxymuconolactone decarboxylase family protein produces MEQRLNFFQKGNAAMRSLFGIAGHLAKTTIDKNILHLLYYRVSQINGCAYCLDMHSKDLLAAGESIQRLLVLDAWREAPFYSDKERAALAWAEALTVLDSPVFPEDVYKEAAQQFSEEELVDLALAVTTINTYNRFNIAFGAAVGTYQVGQFSQKQEAA; encoded by the coding sequence ATGGAACAGAGATTAAACTTTTTTCAGAAAGGAAACGCGGCGATGCGTTCATTATTTGGTATTGCAGGACACCTAGCCAAAACTACTATCGATAAAAATATACTGCATTTGCTTTATTACAGGGTATCGCAGATCAACGGTTGTGCCTATTGCTTAGATATGCATTCCAAAGACCTGCTGGCTGCAGGAGAATCAATACAACGTTTACTGGTATTGGATGCCTGGAGAGAAGCGCCGTTTTACTCTGATAAAGAAAGAGCAGCCCTGGCCTGGGCCGAAGCTTTAACCGTTTTGGATAGCCCGGTTTTTCCTGAAGATGTTTATAAAGAGGCCGCTCAACAGTTCTCAGAAGAAGAGTTGGTGGATCTGGCACTGGCAGTAACTACTATCAATACCTATAACCGTTTTAATATTGCATTTGGTGCGGCTGTGGGTACTTATCAAGTAGGGCAATTTTCGCAGAAACAAGAAGCCGCGTAA
- the rnr gene encoding ribonuclease R yields MSKSNKPKKKAGQQKQTKRTKREPDTNTLKGRLDVTRSGRGFVIVEGLEEDIMIAPDGLKDAMDGDTVRVKLSGGYEGRPKGKVTEVVQRKRSEFIGKVQMNKGFAFILGDKDKNIPDLYVAEDNLNGVKNGETVVARILDWGGEGKKPSATVVSVLSGDDAADEAMRAILLDNGFALNFSDEAQEIAARIPEVITKEDISKRKDVRGVLTFTIDPADAKDFDDAISYRKLKNGNHEIGVHIADVSHYVTPGNALDDEAYQKATSVYLPDRVNPMLPEHISNVLCSLRPNEDKLTFSAIFQITDKAEVKQYWLGKTVIHSDRRYTYEEAQQIIESGEGDHADVILTVNNISQTLRKYRFDEGAINFNSTEVRFKLDEKGNPTGIVLKESKEAHQLIEELMLLANRYVAKHVSKIKINNKAIPFPYRIHDTPDEEKLLPFIAFANKFGYKFDISSAEAIAASFNKLLKDIKGRPEEAVLQQLGIRTMAKAKYTESNVGHYGLGFEHYCHFTSPIRRYPDVMVHRILQDVLEDSVKIDKRMEEKCKHCSERERAAMDSERSGNKYKQVQFMGNYVGEEFDAIVSGVSKFGFWAETVDHMCEGLVSITSLAEHDSFRHSESDYALVGHRTGKKFTMGDKVRIKVIAANLEKRQLDYEWVNEK; encoded by the coding sequence ATGAGTAAAAGCAATAAACCTAAGAAGAAGGCAGGACAGCAAAAACAAACCAAACGCACGAAACGCGAGCCGGATACCAACACCCTGAAGGGGCGTTTGGACGTAACACGCTCCGGGCGCGGTTTTGTAATTGTGGAGGGATTGGAAGAAGATATTATGATTGCTCCCGATGGCCTTAAAGACGCTATGGACGGCGATACGGTTCGCGTAAAATTGTCGGGAGGTTATGAAGGGCGGCCCAAGGGCAAGGTTACAGAAGTGGTACAAAGAAAAAGAAGTGAATTTATAGGCAAAGTACAAATGAACAAAGGCTTTGCATTTATATTAGGGGACAAGGATAAAAATATCCCTGATCTATATGTAGCCGAGGACAACCTGAATGGCGTGAAGAACGGCGAAACTGTAGTGGCGCGTATACTGGACTGGGGTGGTGAAGGCAAAAAGCCTTCTGCAACGGTGGTATCAGTATTAAGCGGAGACGATGCAGCCGACGAGGCAATGAGAGCTATATTATTGGACAACGGGTTTGCCCTGAACTTCTCAGACGAAGCACAGGAGATCGCCGCACGCATACCGGAAGTCATCACCAAAGAAGATATCAGTAAGCGTAAGGATGTTCGGGGTGTACTGACCTTCACCATAGACCCGGCAGATGCGAAAGATTTTGACGATGCGATATCTTATCGGAAGTTGAAAAATGGAAATCATGAAATAGGCGTTCATATAGCAGATGTAAGCCATTATGTTACGCCCGGCAATGCGCTGGATGACGAAGCCTACCAAAAGGCCACTTCGGTATACCTGCCGGATCGGGTAAATCCGATGCTGCCGGAACATATTTCCAATGTACTTTGTTCCTTGAGGCCAAATGAAGACAAACTGACTTTTTCAGCTATATTCCAGATAACCGATAAAGCAGAAGTAAAGCAATACTGGCTGGGTAAAACAGTCATTCATTCCGACAGGAGATACACTTATGAAGAAGCCCAGCAGATCATTGAAAGCGGGGAAGGGGATCATGCGGATGTAATACTTACTGTAAACAATATCTCTCAAACCCTGCGTAAATACCGCTTCGACGAAGGTGCTATCAATTTTAATTCTACTGAGGTGCGGTTTAAGCTCGACGAGAAAGGTAATCCAACCGGCATCGTTTTAAAGGAAAGTAAAGAAGCGCATCAGCTGATCGAAGAACTCATGTTACTGGCAAATCGCTATGTGGCGAAGCATGTTTCTAAGATAAAGATCAATAATAAGGCGATACCTTTTCCTTATCGGATTCACGATACACCGGATGAGGAAAAATTGCTGCCATTTATTGCATTTGCCAATAAGTTTGGCTATAAGTTCGATATATCCAGTGCAGAAGCTATTGCTGCATCCTTTAATAAATTGCTCAAAGACATAAAAGGTCGCCCTGAGGAAGCTGTATTGCAACAATTAGGTATCCGTACCATGGCAAAGGCTAAATATACGGAGAGTAATGTAGGCCACTACGGCCTGGGCTTTGAGCATTATTGCCATTTTACTTCGCCTATACGTCGTTACCCTGATGTAATGGTGCACCGCATTTTACAGGATGTGCTGGAAGATAGTGTGAAGATCGACAAGCGGATGGAAGAAAAATGCAAGCATTGTAGTGAACGGGAACGTGCGGCGATGGATAGCGAGCGATCTGGCAATAAGTACAAGCAGGTACAGTTCATGGGTAATTATGTGGGAGAAGAGTTTGATGCCATTGTTAGCGGAGTCTCCAAGTTTGGCTTTTGGGCCGAAACCGTTGACCATATGTGCGAAGGCCTGGTTTCAATAACCAGCCTGGCTGAGCATGACAGCTTCCGCCATTCTGAAAGCGACTATGCGCTGGTAGGGCATCGAACTGGTAAGAAATTTACGATGGGTGATAAAGTGCGGATTAAAGTTATAGCTGCCAACCTGGAAAAGCGGCAGTTGGACTACGAATGGGTGAACGAAAAATAG
- the lpxK gene encoding tetraacyldisaccharide 4'-kinase — MNFSKLIRQRNIFLVPFSWLYKASAFVFHKLYDWKVIGSYAPRVATICVGNLSVGGTGKSPMVEYLLRLLQDKTAVAVISRGYRRKTKGFVVANELTTAADIGDEPMQFHQKFPGVTIAVGEERAKAIEALVEQKPQTGVIILDDAFQHRAVTPGFNILLTEYNNLFTKDGYLPAGSLRDLKSNYQRANIIVVTKCDPALENTGKEQIIKEIRPFPHQQVFFTAIAYGTPYQVFSGKTIDWPGIDAAVLVTGIANPQPLLDYLQLKQLELYHMVYADHHHFSGEDIEKILTAYNALKQTNKIILTTEKDAVRLVAFKELQDLPVVALPVQHQFLFNEGNIFDQKVIGFLEPKLKDVI; from the coding sequence ATGAATTTTAGCAAACTTATCCGTCAAAGAAATATTTTCCTGGTTCCCTTCTCCTGGCTATACAAAGCCAGCGCCTTTGTTTTTCATAAATTATATGATTGGAAAGTTATAGGGTCTTACGCTCCCCGGGTGGCCACCATCTGCGTCGGTAATCTCTCTGTAGGGGGAACAGGTAAATCTCCTATGGTGGAATACCTGTTAAGATTGCTACAGGACAAAACAGCTGTTGCAGTAATCAGCCGGGGATATCGCAGGAAAACAAAAGGATTTGTAGTTGCAAACGAGTTGACCACGGCTGCAGATATTGGCGACGAGCCTATGCAGTTCCACCAAAAATTTCCGGGCGTAACCATTGCCGTAGGAGAAGAACGTGCCAAAGCTATAGAGGCATTGGTTGAACAAAAACCCCAAACGGGTGTTATTATACTCGATGATGCTTTTCAACACCGCGCCGTAACACCGGGTTTTAATATACTGCTTACAGAATACAACAACCTGTTTACAAAAGATGGCTACCTTCCTGCAGGAAGTTTAAGGGACTTGAAATCCAATTATCAAAGAGCGAATATTATCGTAGTAACCAAGTGCGATCCAGCCCTTGAAAATACCGGGAAAGAGCAAATCATTAAAGAAATCAGGCCATTTCCTCATCAGCAGGTGTTTTTTACCGCCATTGCTTATGGAACGCCGTACCAGGTATTTTCGGGTAAGACAATTGATTGGCCGGGTATTGATGCTGCAGTACTGGTAACTGGAATTGCGAATCCACAACCTCTTCTGGACTATTTGCAATTAAAGCAATTGGAATTATATCACATGGTTTATGCAGACCATCATCATTTCTCCGGGGAGGATATTGAAAAGATTTTAACAGCATATAATGCTCTTAAACAAACAAATAAAATTATATTGACTACAGAAAAAGATGCGGTAAGGCTTGTTGCCTTTAAAGAGCTGCAGGATTTGCCAGTGGTGGCGCTGCCGGTACAGCATCAGTTTCTGTTTAACGAAGGAAACATCTTCGATCAGAAAGTAATTGGTTTTTTGGAACCAAAATTGAAAGATGTTATCTAA